GGGTATAATCACTTATGATGATGTTATTGATGTAGCTATTGAAGAGGCTGAAGAAGATTTCCAAAAAATGAGTGGTACAAGTGTTGAAGTAAATAAACATGGAAAAGCTGATTTAATAACAAATATAAAAGAAGCAACAATCTCAACACTTTATAAAAAAAGAATTTATTGGCTTGTTATTTTAGTTTTTGGTAATATATTCTCAAGTGCAGGAATAGCATATTTTGAAGATACAATATCAGCATATATTGCTCTTGTATTCTTTTTACCACTACTTATAGGTAGTGGAGGAAATGCTGGTTCTCAATCTGCTACATTAACAGTAAGAGCTTTGGCTACAGGAGATATTAAATTAAAAGATTGGGGCAGTATGATTGGAAAAGAGCTAGTTATAGCTACTTTACTTGGATTAACTATGGCTTTAGCTGTAACTTTTATAGGTGTTTATAGAGGTGGTTATACTATAGCACTAGTTGTATCTTTATCTATGATTTTCATAGTAATGTTTGGTAGTATCGTTGGAATGTCATTACCATTTTTACTAAGTAAATTTAAACTAGACCCAGCATCAGCTAGTTCACCACTTATTACTTCAATAACTGATGCGGTTGGTGTTTTGATATTCTTTTCTATTGCAACTGCAATTCTTGATTTTCCAACACCTTAAATGTTAGATAATGGCTAATAATTAGCCATTGTTCTATAAAAATTTCTATAAGTTAAAATATTATATTTTCATCAATCTTTGTTATTTCTCATATAAGACCTATAAACACTTAAAAAACCTTTAGATAAAATTTGGATATAATCACCAAAAATTCATAAGAAGCTAATTTTTACTAATATTTAAAAATCTGATACTCTTTAAAAAGGAAAATTAATGCAATACGATATTATCGTTGTTGGTGCAGGTCATGCAGGTATAGAAGCAGCACTTGCTGGTGCAAGACTTGGCAAAAAAACACTATTAATAACAATGCTTGTTGAACAAATAGGAGCAGCTAGTTGTAACCCTGCAATTGGTGGTTTAGCTAAAGGGCATTTAGTAAGAGAGCTAGATGCTCTTGGTGGGGAAATGGGACTTTGTACAGATGCAACTGGAATACAGTTTCGTATTTTAAATGACTCAAAAGGTGCTGCTGTTCAAGGAACTAGAGCTCAAATTGATATGGATGAATACAAAGAGTATATGAGAAAAGTTTGCCATAGTACACCAAACTTGGATATTTATCAAGATGAAGTAAGCTCTTTAATAGTTGAAAAAGATGAAGTTTTGGGTGTAAAAACAAAGTTAGGAGAAGAGTTTAAATCTTTAAAAACTATTCTTACAACTGGAACTTTTATGAGAGGTTTAATTCATATTGGAGAGAATACTTATTCAGCTGGAAGAGCTTGGGAATTACCATCTAGTACACTTTCTATTCAATTAAAAGAGTTAGGTTTAAATGTAGGACGATTAAAAACTGGGACTCCATCAAGACTTGATGCAAACTCTATTGATTTTAGTGTTATGGATATGCATGGTGGAGATATAAAACCAACTCCATTTTCATTTAGAACGCCTAAAAAAAGTTTTAACCCAACTCAATATCCTTGCTATGTAACATACACAAATCTTGATACTCATGATATTATCTCACAAAATTTTCATAGAGCCCCAATATATACTGGACAAATTCAAGGTTCAGGACCACGATATTGTCCTAGTATTGAAGATAAGGTAAAAAGGTTTAGTGAAAGAGAGAGACATCAACTATTTTTAGAACCACAAACATCAAAATGTACAGAGTATTATATAAATGGTATGTCAAGTTCACTTCCTATTGAAGTTCAAAAGAAGATGATACACTCTGTAAAGGGGCTTGAAAATGCAAAAATTGTACGATATGGATATGCTATTGAGTATGATTATGTTGATCCAACAGAGCTAAAACACACTTTGGAAACTAAAAAGATAAAAAATCTTTATCATGCAGGGCAAATAAATGCTACAACAGGATATGAAGAAGCAGCAGCACAAGGGTTAATGGCTAGTATAAATGCTTCTTTAAGCATAGATGAAAAAGAGCCTTTTATTTTACGAAGAGATGAGGCATATATTGGGGTTTTAATTGATGATTTAGTTACAAAAGGGACACATGAACCTTATAGAATGTTTACTAGTAGAGCTGAATATAGACTTCTTTTAAGAGAAGAAAATGCTGATTTAAGACTAAGCCAATATGGATATGAGTTGGGATTAATCTCAAAAGAGCAGATGGATAAGGTAGAAGAAAAAAGAAGAATTTTACAAGAAGCAGTTGAATTTATGGCAAATAGTTGGATAACTTCAAAAAAAGAGACTTTAGAACTTCTTGAAAGTATTGGAGAAGAGAAAATCAATGATAAGGTTTTATTGATAGATTTAATAGGAAGAAACACTATTGATAAAGATAAATTTGATGTAATAGTACCTAGTTTAAAAGATATTGATGAGTATTTAAAAGAGCAGATAATTATTGAAGCAAAATATTATAGGTATATTCAAAAACAACAAAAACAGATAGAAAAAATGAAGAAGATGCTAAAACTATCTATTCCTGAAGAGTTCTCATATAAAGGACTTCCAGGACTTTCAAATGAAGTTGTTGAGAAACTTGAAAAACATCGACCACCAACACTTTATAATGCAAGTCTAATTTCTGGTATAACTCCAGCAGCACTTGATATTATTCATCTTAATTTGAATATGTTTTGTAAGACACACTAATTAATGATAATATACACTAGTTGATAATAATTTATGACAACTGCTCTTAATAATCTAACACTAGATTTTATGCAATCTGAAAAAGGAAAGCATTCAAATTATAAATTGAATGCTATTCTTGGAATAAAGTACAATCATTTGAATAAATATAGCCATAATTTTTTAGTTCAATTCCAAAACATAAAAACTAATTTTGTAGAAACAGTTGAAGTTGCTCCTGAGCTTTTAAGATATAAATTTAAAATAGGTAATATATACAAAGAAGGTAAGTTTGTAAATAAAGATACGAATCAATTTGAAAAATACCTTGAAATTGATACTTCTAAAATGAAGGAACAAATACCTTTGTATAAAGTATTATCAAAAGATAGTATTAAAAGTATTTTAGGTGAGAGTGAATTTAATGCATTTAAATTTGGGAGTAATTATTGTTATGTACATGAAAATGAAGAAGAAAGATATGTAATTCCTTCATATATAGTAGCATTGTATTATTATTTTAGGTCTTCATCGATGAAAGAAGCTTTATATAAAAGTAATCCTTTTAATTTGTGTGATAGAAAGAATTCAAATCTTACAGATAAATCAAATGCTATTTTAGTTTTAGAATCAAATGCTTCAAAATTAGATGGACCATTTATCTACAGATTTTTAACAAATGAAATTTCACAAAAAGGATTTATTGATTTTTCTAGATCTATATCTTCTTTTAAAAATAAAATGGATATGGCAAATAAAGTTACAAATATCATCCCTATTACAGCACTATTTCCTACAAGAGAAACTTTCAATATTAAAATAAGATATCTTGAAATAAAAGATACATTATCAAATAAAAAGACTTATTTAGTAAATGAAATACAAAATGATGATTCAACTTTAGATTTTGAAAAGCTCACTGTTCTTAAAAAGAAGAGAAAAGATAGTGAAATTGACGCGGATGGTGAAGATAAATTAAATATCAAAGGTAGAAAACCTAGAAAAAGAAAAACTAATGTGGTTACAAGAACTCCATCATTAATTTATGGTACACACACAATTAAAGAACTTGAGAACAATCAAAACTTGTCATTATTAAATAAAGATATTACCTATGGATTACTTGAAGAAAAAGGTGGGAATATTTCAATAACAACTGGTGAAGAAAAAAAAGGAGAGATATCTGTAAGTTTTTCAAAAGGAATAAGTTCAGGAGATGAAACTGCTCAGCAAACAAAATTAGAAAATGATGATGAAAATAAAAATAATATATCTAAACCACCAATGTTTGATATTTTTTTAGAAAGTATAGAGTTTATTGAAAATTCAAATATTGTTAGTGAATTTTTATACGATGATATACCTAAAAATATTCCTGTAAGTTATACAAAAAATAATGAAATAATAAGTTCATGCATGATTAATAATAGAATAAAACAATATGTTAGTTGCTCTTTTGAGTATAATGATACTAGGATAGTTTTACTTGAAGTAGAGTCTGATAATAATGATTTTGCAACATGGGTTATATCTTCGGAAAAAACTATATTAGAAGAAGATATTGTAAAAATCCTTGAGATGAGATATTCAGAACAAAAACTTTTAGAAACAATAAAAGATGAGTATAATAATTTGAATAGTTTAAAATTTAATACTCATCGACATGCTCAAATCAATGATGAAAATGAACATGAAGAAGTTCTTGAGAGATGGGTGTTAAGATTATTGCATAAAGTTAGTAATTCTTAAAATAAAGCTTTTAGAGAGTAGATTTTATAATTTGGATATTCCTTAATATTAGGAAAAACTATTGCGCTTAGTTGATTTCCATAAACACAACCTGTATCTATTCCTAATGCAAATTTACTCTTTTTAATTTCTTGAAACCATTGATGTCCATAAACTATAAAACCTTGATTTCCATCATAAAGATCTGCCCAAAAAATTGATTTTTCATCTTCTTTCCCATAAGCTAGAAATTCATAATTTCCATCTAAATATCTAAGTCTTAGAATCTTTTGTTTATCTTTTTTTGATAAATTATCTAAATTCATATGATTCTGTAATCCACCATGGACAATAGTTATATTTTCAAATCTCAAAAAAAGTGGTAAGTTTTCTAAAAATTGAATATGTTTTTCTGTTAGATTATCTATAATATTTTGTTCATCATTATCTAAAACTATAGGATTTTTTTTATTTGATTTTTGATGATTGAAGTATCTTATGATTTTGTCTTCATGATTACCACGAATTGATTTAATATTATTCTTAATAATAAAATTAAGAGTTTTAACACTATTTTTTCCTTTTGTGATGATGTCACCAACACAAACTTCAATATCAACTTTTTGAGGATTTATTTGATTTCTAAGAGAGATGAATTCATCGTAACATCCATGAATATCTCCATAGATAATTAACCTACTCATTGAGTTTATCATCAAGAATTTTTAAAAGTTTTTTATGTTTTGCAATATTTATTCTAATTGTTTTACATAATTCTTCATCAAAAGTCATTCCATCTTCACCAGATTTAAAATATTTTCTTAATACTTTTCCATTATTATCTTTCTCTTCTAAAAGTGTCGCATGAGCGAACTTGTTTCTTAAATTTATTATTTCATTTTTATAACATTCTGAAAAATCTGTTAATGATAATTTATTTAAAATCCATCCTAACGTTTCTATTTTATAATCAGCACTAAAAACAAAATTATCTTTAATTAAGTTCTTAAATCCATTATTTTTATTTTTCCAATCACCATTTACGTATCCAAGTTTAGCTGAAAAATGCTCATTAATTCTTTCTAAGATACTATTCTTTAATTCATTTGTTTCAGATAAATTTGTATCAATATATTTTTTGATAATTTTAAGTTTTTCATTGTCCATTTCGCTTGTTTCATTCATTATCATTCCACGCATAACAACAATATCATGAAATTTCTGGATGGTTAAACTAATCAATAGTTTAATTTTTTCTACAACTTGTTTATGATGATTTTTTGTAGTTTGTAAAAATGAAATTCTATCTAGTTTATCTGTATTCTTTAAATCAGCTTGTGCAGTATAAAACAATATTTCAGTAAATATATGGCTTTCTTTTCTAATTTTTCTTACAACTTCATCACCATTCATATCTTTCATATGAAAATCAGTTAATATGAGGTCAAAGCTATCGTCTAACTTATGAAAAAAGTCATCCACTTCCTTTATAGTAATAATCTCAGCTTCAAAACCTTCATTTTCTAAGAAATCTTTAATTTTATTGATATGCCTATCTTCTATAAAAGCATCAATATTATCATCAAGCCAAAGAATCTTATACACTAATTTCATTATTTATCCTTATTGTAAATATAGAAAAACTTGATCCATCTGATTCTACAGAAATTGTTCCATTCATACTTTCTATTGTAGATTTTACATTATATAATCCTATTCCTGATCCATCTGTTGTTGTTGTTCCAAAGTCAAAAATATTATTAATGATATTTGGTTTTATTCCATTGCCATCATCTGAAATTTTTAATACAAGTTCACAATTATTTCTAATAAATTCAAATGAAATTATTTTAGCATTAGCATTTTCTGCATTTGAAATTAAATTATCAATTACTGTAGTTATTTCTAGAGGTATATATTTACATTTATATTCAATTTCATTTGTATTAATTTTGATTTCATTAAAATTAGTATCTATTATTTTTGATTCATTAATATAAATCTCATTAATATAATGATTGATAAAATTAACAATATCATCATCTTCTGCCTCAGTAGCTTGTACATTATAATTTGCTTTTGTAATAAAATTTGCAATGGATAATATTTTAGAAGATTCCATTGAAATAACTTTTAAAAAAGATTTTTCATCATTATTTAAAGAATCAACTCCTTTTTCTTCCAAGAATAACTGTAAATTATTTAGAATTCTACTCGTGGAATGTTTTATTTGATGCTGAAGACCTATTATATATTTTTTTTCAGTACCTAAAATTGAACCTTGAAAAGCATTATGTTTTTTCTTTTGATTTAATTTTTCTTCTGTTTCTTTTAATTGTTCCTCTAATTTAATTTCTTTTAGTTTTGCTTTCTTTCTATCGTCTCTAATTTTCTTTCTAAATAATTTATATAATTCTTGTTTTGTTTGTTTCTCTTCTTCCAGTTCTTCTTCGATACGTTTTTTTTGAACTAAAATATTTTTAAAACTATTTGATAAACTTTCATCATCAATATTTTTTGTTAATTTTTTTATAGCCTTTTGTGTATTTTCATCTAGTATTTCAGAAGATAAATTCCCAAAATTCTTTATAAAATCTTGTAATTTCTTATTTGTTTTTTCTTTATCATCTTCTATAAGATTTTCTATGAGTTCATCATTGATATATAAATCTAAAATATTTTTCTGATTAACAGTAAGCATTTGCTTAATAATTTCACTAGTATTTAAAATAGCTTCTTTTTTTTCAATTTTATAAATTTCATTAGATTCATCCCATTTTCCTTCTACAATCTCTTTTTGAATAGTAGGTTCTCTCATCCCTTCAGGTATTGAATCCCATTTTAAACCATCTACAACATACTTTTCTAATCTTTTTAATGTTGTGTAAAAGTAACCATTATATTTTCTATTTTGTTTTTCAGAATCTCTTATCAATTGTTTATAACTACTATTTTGAACTATTCCTTCTCTACTTGAAATAATTTTAAAGTTATTATTAAAATCATTTATTTCAATTCTTCCTAAAATTTCTCTATTGCCAAAATATCTTGCAGTTCCTTGTCCTTTTCTAACTTCAAGCCCAAATGCATCATTTTCTCTATCACCATAAGGAGGAATTCTAAATCCATTTATGAATAAATATACAGAACCAAATTCAACTGAATCAATACCTGTTTGCTTTTTAAAAAAACCTTTTGCATAAGGATTTAGATAATAAATAGTAATTTTAATGTCTTTTAAAAGTGGGAAATCTATATTTTTCTCTATAAGTCTAAAAATAGTTTCATTTTTATCTTTCAATTCTGTAACAATTTTACTTCCATCTTCCGATATAAAAGATTCTATAAATGTAGTTTTAAAATCTAACTTTTCAAATATTTGGTTTTTTACTTCGCCTGTAACTTTTTCATGATATGGTGTGCTACTATCTTCATTTAACTCATCAATAACATTTATAAAAATTTTAAAACTCTGCTCATCATATGATTGGTTTGGATTTATCAATCTTTCTAAACTATTTTTTAACCTCAAAAGTTTTGTTTTATCAATTTCGATATCACTAAACAAATTATTTTTTTTATTAAATTCGATCCATTCTTCATTTAAATCAGTTATCTGAATTATAGTTCCATGTTCAAAAATATCAAAGCCAGTTTCATTTTTAAATTCAGACTCATTTAGTTCTCTAATTAGTACTGGAATATCTTGAATTTGAATATCTATTCTATTTGCATCTTCAAAATCTTTCCAAGAAATTTTTAAATGAATAAAAATACCATTCTTCTGTTTAGTATAAAGATTTAATTTTTTTCCAAGTCTATCGCAAGAAAATCTACCTACACCTTTATTCCCAGCTTGGTAACGATTATTTTGAGTAAAATTTTCTTTTTTTGATGAATAGGCTATATTAAGCCATTTTGTCAATATATCATTTTCAGACATACCCATACCATCATCAATTATAATTAACTCTGATTGTTTATTTTTATCCTCAACTAAATTTTTAAATTTTATAATAACTTTTGTTGCTCCTGCATCATAAGAGTTTTTTACAAGTTCCATTACCGCTACATTATCATCATTAATTAATTCTTTACCAATGATATTTTTTATATGAGCATGTGTACTAAAAGAGACTTCTCTAAAATTAGATTTCATTTAAATCATATCCTTTAATACAAGTCCTGCTTGTTCAGCAAAAAGTGGTGGTATTGCATTTCCTATTTGAGTGTATCTTGGAACATCTGTTTTTCTTCTATCTCCACCAGTTGTATAACCACCTTTAAACTCATAGCTATCAGGAAAAGATTGGATTCTTGCATATTCTCTAACAGTCAAAATTCTTGGTTCGCAATAGTGAATATAATCATCAGGTAGAGTTGTTAATGTTGGTGTTGGAGAATCACTACATAGAGGAACAACTGTTCTTTTTTTTAGGTTGTATTTTGCTTTTATTTCATCTGATATATTTTTATTTGCTCGTCCAAAATTTAAAATGTATTGAAACTTTTCAATGGTCTCTTTTTTATGATTTGCAAATCTATGACTACTTGCTATTTTCTTCGTAAGATTCTTATCTTTACGCATTAGTTTTTGGTAGCTTGTTGCTGCTTTTGCATAAATACCTGCTCTAAAATTTTTAGTATCTGGAGATTCTTTTGTTCCATGGGATTGTAATAAATCAGAAATGGCATCACTTAGAGATACAGTGTCTTTTTCTAAATTCTTTGATTTAAAAAAATTTACTTTATTCTGTACTAATAGATCAAAAAACTTTTCTGCATTATCTTTTTTTGTTCCTACTAATATATATCTTTGTCTTTTTTGAGGAATTCCATACTCTGAAAAATCTACTATTCTACCTTTTACATCATAACCAAGTTGCTTTAACTTATTTACAACATGAACAGAATATGCTTCTCCTCTTTTACTACCATTTTTAAAACCAATAGTAAAACCTCTTACATTTTCAAAAAATAGAATTTTAGGTTGAACAAGTTCAATAAATTTTATATAAGAGTCTATTAATTTATTTCTATCATCTTCTTCTTTTCTTCTCCCCGCCATTGAAAAGCCCTGACAAGGTGGTCCACCCGCTACAAGAGAAACTTTTCCTCTTAAAGATTTTAGATTTTTTTGATGTTTTTCAATAATATTATTTATATCATGATTTTTTTTATCTAGCCAATTAGGCCAAGTGAAATTAGAATTTTTATTTATTAGATTATGTTCTAAAGTAGCAAAAGCATCTTTACTTTTTTCAACTGCAAATAAACCTTTCCATCCTGCATTATGAAGCCCCAAAGCAAGACCTCCACAACCTGAGAATAAATCTATGTAAATCAAAAATAAATCCTTACGAAGTAAATAATTTTTTTAATGTTAATTATATCTTTTTTATTTTAAATATTCACTTCTCTTTAAAATTTTATATAAATATTTATAAGATACCGCAAAAATCTATAAGGATGAATATGAAATTACAAGAAGCAATAAAATTATTTGAATCTCATTGTATATATGAAAAAAACTTAAGTGCTAAAACAATTAAGGCATATAGAATAGATTTAAATCAATTTTTAAAATATAAAAATAGTGAAGATATATCACTTGAAATGTTTGACAAGTTGTATTTAAAAGATTATATAAAATATTTATTTGAAAAGGAATTAAAAGCTAAAAGTGTAAAACGTAAAATTGGTACATTAAAAACTCTGTTTAATTTTTTTGAATTTGAAGAATTTATTGAGTTGAGCCCATTTAAAAAAATGAAATTATCAATAAAACTACCTAAGAGATTACCAATAACTCTTGATATAAAAGAATTAAGAAGATTTTTTAAATATATGTATGATTACAAGCAATCTTTATCTAAACAAGATACTTACACTTATAAATCTATAGTAAGAGATATAGCTGTAATGGAGCTGCTATTTGCAACAGGTATTAGAGTATCTGAACTATCTAATTTATTAAAGGAAAATATAAATATAAAAAAAGGTGTCATAAATATAATTGGAAAAGGAGATAAGGAAAGAATTATTCAAATATGTGATATTAATGTAAAAAATGCATTATATAATTACTACAGTCTATTTAAAAACGATATATTAAAAAATGGGTATTTCTTTATTAATAAATGGCATAATATTTTATCTGAACAGTCTATTAGATTTATGATAAAAAAATATAGTGAAAAAGCTCAGCTAAAGAAACATATTACCCCTCATGTTTTTAGGCATAGTTTTGCTACAGCTTTATTGGAAGAAAATATTGATATAAGATATATTCAAAAAATCCTTGGACACTCATCTGTTGTAACTACTCAAATATACACAAAAGTGAATTCAAAGCAGCAAAAAAAGATACTCTCAACAAAACACCCTCGCAGGCATTTTAATATATAAAAAAGAGTTTTATCGCTCTTTTTTATTAAAGGTTAGTAAAGAACTATCTATAACTAAATTAGAGGTTGAGATGAGTGAATTATTAAAATTAGGTGAAGAGCAAGGTCTATTTGAGTTTACAGAGAACAAAACTCATATTATTTATAAAACTACTCAGAATAAAGGGCTGGGGGCTAAACAACCTTGGAATGCAACAGAGGAAAAAGTAAGAGCTGAAGTTTTAACAAAATATATTCTTGAATATGAATACCCACTTAAAAACATAAAAATTGAAGTACCTGTTAAAAGAGGTAGTGGAGACAAAGATAAAAATAGAGCTGATATTATTATTTATACTGATGAAAAACATAAAAAAGATTTAGTAGTTATTGAAGTAAAAAATGAAAAATTTAAAGATATAAAAGAAGCAAAAGACCAAGCTATAAGTTATGCAAAATATAGAGGGGCAGAGTATGCGGTTGGAACTAATGGAAAAGATTTTATAACTATTCATTTAACTTCTGAAGAAGATAGAACTATAGAAAGCTTACCAAAATATGGTGGGGATTCTCCTAAATGGAAGTATATTCGAGGTGGAGAATTTAACGATATTAAACCAATGGATACGGATAAACTTAAAACTCTTTTAAAAGAGATTCATGATTATCTTTGGAATGGTGGAAAAAGAAATCCAGCAGAAGCATTTAATGAATTTAGTAAAATTGTATTTACAAAAATTATGGATGAAAAAGTAAATGAGTTAAGTTCAAATTATACAGAACACTATCAATTTCAAAAAGATAGAGATGAATCAAATGATGAATTGGAAATTAGAATAAAAGGGCTTTATAATCAACATAAAGAGAAAGATAA
The Aliarcobacter faecis genome window above contains:
- the mnmG gene encoding tRNA uridine-5-carboxymethylaminomethyl(34) synthesis enzyme MnmG, producing the protein MQYDIIVVGAGHAGIEAALAGARLGKKTLLITMLVEQIGAASCNPAIGGLAKGHLVRELDALGGEMGLCTDATGIQFRILNDSKGAAVQGTRAQIDMDEYKEYMRKVCHSTPNLDIYQDEVSSLIVEKDEVLGVKTKLGEEFKSLKTILTTGTFMRGLIHIGENTYSAGRAWELPSSTLSIQLKELGLNVGRLKTGTPSRLDANSIDFSVMDMHGGDIKPTPFSFRTPKKSFNPTQYPCYVTYTNLDTHDIISQNFHRAPIYTGQIQGSGPRYCPSIEDKVKRFSERERHQLFLEPQTSKCTEYYINGMSSSLPIEVQKKMIHSVKGLENAKIVRYGYAIEYDYVDPTELKHTLETKKIKNLYHAGQINATTGYEEAAAQGLMASINASLSIDEKEPFILRRDEAYIGVLIDDLVTKGTHEPYRMFTSRAEYRLLLREENADLRLSQYGYELGLISKEQMDKVEEKRRILQEAVEFMANSWITSKKETLELLESIGEEKINDKVLLIDLIGRNTIDKDKFDVIVPSLKDIDEYLKEQIIIEAKYYRYIQKQQKQIEKMKKMLKLSIPEEFSYKGLPGLSNEVVEKLEKHRPPTLYNASLISGITPAALDIIHLNLNMFCKTH
- a CDS encoding metallophosphoesterase, which encodes MINSMSRLIIYGDIHGCYDEFISLRNQINPQKVDIEVCVGDIITKGKNSVKTLNFIIKNNIKSIRGNHEDKIIRYFNHQKSNKKNPIVLDNDEQNIIDNLTEKHIQFLENLPLFLRFENITIVHGGLQNHMNLDNLSKKDKQKILRLRYLDGNYEFLAYGKEDEKSIFWADLYDGNQGFIVYGHQWFQEIKKSKFALGIDTGCVYGNQLSAIVFPNIKEYPNYKIYSLKALF
- a CDS encoding response regulator — encoded protein: MKLVYKILWLDDNIDAFIEDRHINKIKDFLENEGFEAEIITIKEVDDFFHKLDDSFDLILTDFHMKDMNGDEVVRKIRKESHIFTEILFYTAQADLKNTDKLDRISFLQTTKNHHKQVVEKIKLLISLTIQKFHDIVVMRGMIMNETSEMDNEKLKIIKKYIDTNLSETNELKNSILERINEHFSAKLGYVNGDWKNKNNGFKNLIKDNFVFSADYKIETLGWILNKLSLTDFSECYKNEIINLRNKFAHATLLEEKDNNGKVLRKYFKSGEDGMTFDEELCKTIRINIAKHKKLLKILDDKLNE
- a CDS encoding sensor histidine kinase, which translates into the protein MKSNFREVSFSTHAHIKNIIGKELINDDNVAVMELVKNSYDAGATKVIIKFKNLVEDKNKQSELIIIDDGMGMSENDILTKWLNIAYSSKKENFTQNNRYQAGNKGVGRFSCDRLGKKLNLYTKQKNGIFIHLKISWKDFEDANRIDIQIQDIPVLIRELNESEFKNETGFDIFEHGTIIQITDLNEEWIEFNKKNNLFSDIEIDKTKLLRLKNSLERLINPNQSYDEQSFKIFINVIDELNEDSSTPYHEKVTGEVKNQIFEKLDFKTTFIESFISEDGSKIVTELKDKNETIFRLIEKNIDFPLLKDIKITIYYLNPYAKGFFKKQTGIDSVEFGSVYLFINGFRIPPYGDRENDAFGLEVRKGQGTARYFGNREILGRIEINDFNNNFKIISSREGIVQNSSYKQLIRDSEKQNRKYNGYFYTTLKRLEKYVVDGLKWDSIPEGMREPTIQKEIVEGKWDESNEIYKIEKKEAILNTSEIIKQMLTVNQKNILDLYINDELIENLIEDDKEKTNKKLQDFIKNFGNLSSEILDENTQKAIKKLTKNIDDESLSNSFKNILVQKKRIEEELEEEKQTKQELYKLFRKKIRDDRKKAKLKEIKLEEQLKETEEKLNQKKKHNAFQGSILGTEKKYIIGLQHQIKHSTSRILNNLQLFLEEKGVDSLNNDEKSFLKVISMESSKILSIANFITKANYNVQATEAEDDDIVNFINHYINEIYINESKIIDTNFNEIKINTNEIEYKCKYIPLEITTVIDNLISNAENANAKIISFEFIRNNCELVLKISDDGNGIKPNIINNIFDFGTTTTDGSGIGLYNVKSTIESMNGTISVESDGSSFSIFTIRINNEISV
- a CDS encoding DNA cytosine methyltransferase produces the protein MIYIDLFSGCGGLALGLHNAGWKGLFAVEKSKDAFATLEHNLINKNSNFTWPNWLDKKNHDINNIIEKHQKNLKSLRGKVSLVAGGPPCQGFSMAGRRKEEDDRNKLIDSYIKFIELVQPKILFFENVRGFTIGFKNGSKRGEAYSVHVVNKLKQLGYDVKGRIVDFSEYGIPQKRQRYILVGTKKDNAEKFFDLLVQNKVNFFKSKNLEKDTVSLSDAISDLLQSHGTKESPDTKNFRAGIYAKAATSYQKLMRKDKNLTKKIASSHRFANHKKETIEKFQYILNFGRANKNISDEIKAKYNLKKRTVVPLCSDSPTPTLTTLPDDYIHYCEPRILTVREYARIQSFPDSYEFKGGYTTGGDRRKTDVPRYTQIGNAIPPLFAEQAGLVLKDMI
- a CDS encoding tyrosine-type recombinase/integrase, with translation MKLQEAIKLFESHCIYEKNLSAKTIKAYRIDLNQFLKYKNSEDISLEMFDKLYLKDYIKYLFEKELKAKSVKRKIGTLKTLFNFFEFEEFIELSPFKKMKLSIKLPKRLPITLDIKELRRFFKYMYDYKQSLSKQDTYTYKSIVRDIAVMELLFATGIRVSELSNLLKENINIKKGVINIIGKGDKERIIQICDINVKNALYNYYSLFKNDILKNGYFFINKWHNILSEQSIRFMIKKYSEKAQLKKHITPHVFRHSFATALLEENIDIRYIQKILGHSSVVTTQIYTKVNSKQQKKILSTKHPRRHFNI